Below is a genomic region from Methanolobus sediminis.
ATGTGTCTCATCCTGTTCACTCCCCAACGTGCTAAGAAATGGTCAAGCCTGTCATTGAAAGTGATTAAACTTGTAATTTCACGAATTTCCGGTGCAGGGACGTTTTTGTCCAGACCTATCATCTGAATAAACTGTCCTGTATCCTCTTTGCTGTCAGAAGGGCAGCATGAACCTGTATCACTGGTGTTGTCCATGTTTTTCACCTTGAAATATGGGTGTTTCAAAAATGTATCGTAAAATTAAATTATGCATATATATTAATCTTTAGTATCTAAAACACCATTGGATGTTTCCTTTATTTTGTGAGGAAAAATATACAAAAATAAAGAAGAAAGAAAAAATAATAGCATTCGAATGTTTTTCTTGCATCCTGCTTTACGATGTTTGATATTACTCTTTCCTTATTGCTGCTTTAATTGCCTTTTGAGTTTCAGGATCATTTAATTGCTCATCAGTATAACCATGTTCTTCTTTGGCGTGCTTTACAGCAATTTCCATCATTTCATCCATGGTTTCCCCCTCAGCAACAAAAGGACACATAACTCCCATATCTTTACAAGCTAATTTATATGTCATATTTTATGACCTCCCAATTTATACTATCTCAATGGCTGTATTTAACAACTGTGAAGCACATAGTATGAATATAAAATAATCTGCATTAGTATTGATCCATATTTCCTTTACTTAGCGATAATGGAAAACCCATCAAACAAAACTAAACCAATAAATCACTCAAATCGATCTCTTCCCCAGCTCTTAACTGGTCTCTCATAAGTGTGATCTTCCTGTCTATCTTTTCAAGGCTTTCCAGATGCTTTTTCTCATCATCTGTGGTCTTCAGGAGTTTTGAGATGCCACCGTTTTTGATGACAATACGCTGGTCTGCCGACAGGGCCAAAAGCGGGTCGTGAGTGCTGATAAGGACGATCTTGTTATTGCTTACCAGAAGTTCAAGGGATTTTACTTTGTCAACTCCTGCATTCTCAATTTCGTCTATCAGGACTACTGATGCAGGGCTTAGGAGCGCTGTGTCTGCTATCATTAATGCCCTTGATTGTCCTCCTGAGAGTTGTGTAACAGGAGTTTCACGGCTGAATGGTTCACCTGCAAGGACGTTTGCAGTATCGTATATCTTCTGGACGATGTGGTGAATTTCATCAACCATACGACTTTCAGCATGTAGTGTCAGGAAATCTTCCACACTCAGATCCATAACAAAATTCATGTTCTGGGAAAGTTGTGCGATAAAGCGTCCTTCAGTTGAGAAACGTTCCTCATCTGTTGGGGAGCGGCCATCTACCAGTATGCTTCGTCCAGTAGGTGTGTCTTCCTGTGCAAGGGATTCAATATCAGCAAGCAGGCGGGATTTGCCAGACCCGGTTGGACCGACAATTGCTGTCACTTTTCCCTTTTTCAGCTCAACTGAAAATCCCTCTTTATCACCATTTTTGTTTAGTCCGGGGAGAACAGTCAGGGAATTAATCGAGAATCCACTATCCTGCTGCAGAGCTTTGACCTGCTCAATAAACATGAAGAAGCCGTCGATAAAGTCATGATAGGTGGTTCCTTTTTCTGTAAAATAATCCTCGCCGAGTGTTGAACCCAATTCTCCCAGCTTCAGGTTCCCGATCTCAGCAGGGTCGATTGCAAACGAAGAGAAATAATCCTCTATCCAGGGCATCATCTCCATGAGCTCATCTATTGTCATTTGAAGAAGAGTTGTTCTCATTTTAGTCATCTCCCCTGAAATTGACCAGTTTTGAAACACCAATTTGCCTGTCATCACCTATCTTTCTCTCACCAAGGCAATAAGAGCATAAAGCTCCTGGCATGGTAAACCTGAGCGTTGCACCCTGAAGTGTATCAACTGAGCTGGTTTTCTCAACTTGCTTTGCAAGGTAGAAACTACCCTGTCCTGTAACACCGTTGATGTGAATTATCATTCCTCTGGGGTTGACCTGTCTCACCCTGTATGCAAAGACCTCACGCTCAGCCTGGGAGACAATATCGCCTTTGGTTATGACAACGATGTCTGCCATTTTAAGCATCGGACCTATCTTTTTAGGTGTATTGACACCACTGAGGTTATCAATTACACAGATTGCCAGAACATCTTTTATGTGAGGAGAACATCGGTTGCAAAGACCTGCACTCTCTGTTATCAGGAAGTCAAATTCCCTGTCTTCAGCCCATTTGATTGCTTCTTCAATATTGCTCACAAAAAAATGGTCGGGACATAGTCCTCCGGAAAGTCCGGTCCTGACAGGGATGCTGTAAGCTGAATAAAGCTCTTCGTCCTGTGCCGAGAGACAATCGAATTTAACTACGCCAACTGTGTAACCCTTATTCCTGAGTTCTTCAACTGTCCTGACAATTATGCTGGTTTTTCCTGAAGATGGAGGACCTGCTACCGTAACAAGCCTCAAACAACGCCTCCGGTTGTCATGAACTGTTTGTTGAATACTTCAGCA
It encodes:
- a CDS encoding GTP-binding protein, yielding MRLVTVAGPPSSGKTSIIVRTVEELRNKGYTVGVVKFDCLSAQDEELYSAYSIPVRTGLSGGLCPDHFFVSNIEEAIKWAEDREFDFLITESAGLCNRCSPHIKDVLAICVIDNLSGVNTPKKIGPMLKMADIVVITKGDIVSQAEREVFAYRVRQVNPRGMIIHINGVTGQGSFYLAKQVEKTSSVDTLQGATLRFTMPGALCSYCLGERKIGDDRQIGVSKLVNFRGDD
- a CDS encoding ABC transporter ATP-binding protein; its protein translation is MRTTLLQMTIDELMEMMPWIEDYFSSFAIDPAEIGNLKLGELGSTLGEDYFTEKGTTYHDFIDGFFMFIEQVKALQQDSGFSINSLTVLPGLNKNGDKEGFSVELKKGKVTAIVGPTGSGKSRLLADIESLAQEDTPTGRSILVDGRSPTDEERFSTEGRFIAQLSQNMNFVMDLSVEDFLTLHAESRMVDEIHHIVQKIYDTANVLAGEPFSRETPVTQLSGGQSRALMIADTALLSPASVVLIDEIENAGVDKVKSLELLVSNNKIVLISTHDPLLALSADQRIVIKNGGISKLLKTTDDEKKHLESLEKIDRKITLMRDQLRAGEEIDLSDLLV
- a CDS encoding DUF1059 domain-containing protein codes for the protein MTYKLACKDMGVMCPFVAEGETMDEMMEIAVKHAKEEHGYTDEQLNDPETQKAIKAAIRKE